Proteins encoded in a region of the Zea mays cultivar B73 chromosome 2, Zm-B73-REFERENCE-NAM-5.0, whole genome shotgun sequence genome:
- the LOC100501699 gene encoding DEAD-box ATP-dependent RNA helicase 52B (The RefSeq protein has 1 substitution compared to this genomic sequence): protein MRSSWADSVANAEESAPATAAANGSVANHSNSRPTRSSYVPPHLRGRSAGAAVGAQAGSVAPAQGGPLPLAAAQPSGQGAVVGGPRWAGIVNGGGGGSVGAPRQGYGGGGGGGGRGAWNSRPGGWDRRDREPDPFAKAEAEEVDFDGQENTGINFDAYEDIPVETSGHDVPAPVNTFAEIDLGDALNENIRRCKYVKPTPLQRYAIPISIAGRDLMACAQTGSGKTAAFCFPIISGILKSPKPHQRSRSTRTACPLALILSPTRELSVQIHEEARKFAYQTGVRVVVAYGGAPITNQLRELERGVEILVATPGRLMDLLERARVSLQMIKYLALDEADRMLDMGFEPQIRKIVEGMDMPQRGERQTMLFSATFPKEIQRMAADFLADYIFLAVGRVGSSTDLIVQRVEFVLDSDKRSYLMDLIHAQKANGTHGKHALTLVFVETKRGADALEDWLFRNGFPATSIHGDRTQQEREHALRSFKSGATPILVATDVAARGLDIPHVAHVINFDLPNDIDDYVHRIGRTGRAGKSGLATAFFNESNTTLARPLSDLMKEANQEVPKWLDGYAARSAYGGGGGRNRRQGSGARFGGRDFRRDRGSGGSYGGGGGGGGGYGGSSGYGGAYGGGGSSGYGGGQSTSSWD from the exons ATGCGATCTTCATGGGCTGACTCAGTTGCGAACGCCGAGGAATCGGCGCCCGCGACTGCTGCTGCTAACGGCTCTGTTGCAAATCATAGCAACTCGCGCCCTACGCGCAGCTCCTACGTGCCTCCTCATCTCCGTGGCCGCTCAGCTGGTGCTGCTGTTGGAGCTCAAGCAGGCTCAGTAGCACCAGCACAAGGTGGACCACTGCCATTGGCTGCTGCACAACCTTCTGGCCAGGGCGCTGTTGTTGGTGGCCCTCGCTGGGCTGGCATTGtgaatggtggtggtggtggcagcgtTGGTGCTCCTCGCCAGGgttatggtggtggtggtgggggcgGAGGCCGTGGTGCTTGGAACTCCCGTCCTGGTGGTTGGGACCGCAGAGACCGGGAGCCAGATCCGTTTGCCAAAGCCGAGGCTGAAGAAGTTGACTTCGACGGCCAGGAGAATACTGGCATCAATTTTGATGCCTATGAAGACATCCCTGTTGAGACCAGTGGCCATGATGTGCCTGCACCAGTCAATACATTTGCAGAGATTGATTTgggtgatgcattgaatgaaaatatCCGGAGGTGCAAGTATGTGAAACCAACACCAGTGCAGCGTTACGCTATCCCAATCTCCATCGCTGGGCGGGATCTCATGGCCTGCGCACAGACTGGATCCGGAAAAACCGCCGCATTCTGTTTTCCAATCATAAGTGGGATCTTGAAGTCACCAAAGCCACACCAGAGGTCACGGAGTACAAGGACCGCTTGTCCTCTAGCTCTGATCTTATCACCCACTCGAGAGCTCTCAGTCCAA ATCCATGAGGAAGCAAGGAAGTTTGCATACCAGACTGGTGTCAGAGTCGTGGTTGCATATGGTGGTGCACCAATAACTAACCAG CTGAGGGAGTTAGAGAGAGGTGTGGAAATCCTGGTGGCAACTCCTGGTCGCTTGATGGATCTGTTGGAGAGGGCTAGAGTCTCACTTCAAATGATAAAGTATTTAGCTCTTGATGAAGCTGATCGGATGCTTGATATGGGTTTCGAGCCACAGATACGTAAAATTGTTGAGGGCATGGACATGCCTCAACGTGGTGAGAGGCAGACAATGTTGTTTAGTGCGACATTCCCAAAAGAGATACAG AGGATGGCTGCAGATTTCCTTGCTGATTACATCTTTCTTGCTGTTGGGAGAGTTGGTTCAAGCACCGATTTAATTGTTCAGAGGGTGGAGTTTGTCCTCGATTCAGACAAACGAAGCTACCTCATGGATCTTATTCATGCACAAAAGGCTAATGGCACACATGGAAAG CACGCTCTTACATTGGTCTTTGTGGAGACAAAGAGGGGGGCTGATGCCCTGGAGGACTGGCTTTTTAGAAATGGTTTCCCTGCAACTAGCATTCATGGAGACAGGACACAACAG GAAAGGGAGCATGCCCTTAGGTCCTTCAAGAGCGGAGCAACTCCTATCCTTGTGGCGACTGATGTTGCTGCTCGTGGTCTTGACATACCACATGTTGCCCATGTGATTAATTTTGACCTCCCTAATGATATAGATGATTATGTTCATCGGATTGGAAGGACCGGACGTGCTGGGAAATCTGGTCTTGCGACTGCATTCTTCAACGAGAGCAACACTACGCTTGCAAGGCCATTGAGTGATCTCATGAAAGAGGCAAACCAGGAGGTTCCTAAGTGGCTTGACGGGTACGCTGCCCGCTCAGCCTACGGAGGTGGAGGTGGTAGAAACCGCAGACAAGGTAGTGGTGCCAGATTTGGTGGCCGTGATTTCCGGCGAGATAGGGGCAGTGGTGGTTCCTacggaggaggtggtggtggtggtggaggatatGGCGGATCATCAGGATACGGTGGTGCTtatggcggcggcggcagcagtggCTATGGTGGTGGTCAGAGTACGAGTTCTTGGGACTGA
- the LOC100194138 gene encoding Coatomer subunit gamma-2-like, with translation MAQPLVVKKDDDLDEEEYYSPFLGIEKGAVLQEARVFHDPQLDARRCCQVITKLLYLLNQGDTFTKVEATEVFFATTKLFQSKDVGLRRMVYLMIKELSPSADEVIIVTSSLMKDMNSKTDMYRANAIRVLCRIIDSTLLTQIERYLKQAIVDKNPVVASAALVSGIYLLQTSPEVVKRWSNEVQEAVQSRAALVQFHALALLHQIRQNDRLAVSKLVTSLTRGSVRSPLAQCLLIRYTSQVIRESGVNQGGDRPFFDFLESCLRNKAEMVILEAARAITELNGVTSRELTPAITVLQLFLSSSKPVLRFAAVRTLNKVASTHPLAVTNCNIDMESLISDQNRSIATLAITTLLKTGNESSVDRLMKQMTNFMSDIADEFKIVVVEAIRSLCLKFPLKYRSLMNFLSNILREEGGFEYKKAIVDSIIILIRDIPDAKESGLFHLCEFIEDCEFTYLSTQILHFLGNEGPKTSDPSKYIRYIYNRVILENATVRASAVSTLAKFGALVDSLKPRIFVLLRRCLFDGDDEVRDRATLYLKLLGGEATVGETEKDVNEFLFGSLDVPLVNMETSLRNYEPSDVPFDISSVPKETKSQPLAEKKSTGKKSAGPASAVSDPVSTVDASYEKLLSSIPEFADFGKLFKSSAPVELTEAETEYSVNVVKHIFDGHVVLQYNCTNTIPEQLLEQVIVFVDASEADEFLEVASKPLESLPYDSPGQTFVAFEKPEGVIATGKFSNILKFIVKEVDPSTGETEDDGVEDEYQLEDLEIVSADYMLKVGVSNFRNAWENMDPETERVDEYGLGVRESLAEAVSAVISILGMQPCEGTDVVPSNSRSHTCLLSGVFIGNVKVLVRLSFGISAPKEVAMKLAVRSDDPEISDKIHEIVANG, from the exons ATGGCGCAGCCGCTCGTCGTGAAGAAGGACGACGACCTCGACGAGGAAG AGTACTACTCGCCATTCCTGGGCATAGAGAAGGGCGCCGTGCTGCAGGAGGCCCGCGTCTTCCACGACCCTCAGCTTGACGCTCGTCGATGCTGCCAG GTTATCACCAAGCTCCTGTACCTGCTCAACCAGGGTGACACCTTTACCAAG GTTGAGGCTACAGAGGTCTTCTTTGCAACCACCAAGCTGTTCCAGTCTAAAGATGTGGGCCTTAGGAGGATGGTGTACCTCATGATCAAGGAACTCTCACCTTCCGCCGATGAG GTCATCATAGTAACAAGCTCTTTGATGAAGGACATGAATAGCAAAACCGATATGTACCGTGCAAACGCTATTAGAGTTCTTTGTCGTATTATCGACTCAACTCTTCTCACCCAAATCGAGAGGTATTTGAAGCAAGCCATTGTTGACAAGAATCCTGTTGTTGCCAGTGCAGCCCTTGTTAGTGGCATCTACTTGCTTCAA ACAAGTCCGGAAGTTGTAAAAAGATGGAGCAATGAAGTTCAAGAGGCTGTGCAGTCAAGAGCTGCTCTTGTGCAGTTTCATGCCCTTGCTCTCCTTCACCAA ATTAGACAAAATGATCGGCTGGCTGTCAGTAAACTTGTCACTAGCTTGACCAGGGGTTCAGTTCGCTCTCCTTTGGCCCAGTGCCTACTTATTCGCTACACTAGCCAG GTGATTAGAGAGTCTGGTGTGAACCAAGGTGGAGATCGTCCTTTCTTTGATTTCCTTGAGTCCTGTCTCCGGAACAAAGCTGAAATGGTCATACTTGAGGCTGCAAGAGCAATTACTGAACTGAATGGTGTCACAAGCCGAGAGCTTACACCTGCAATTACTGTGCTGCAGTTGTTTTTAAGTTCATCCAAACCTGTTCTCAGATTTGCTGCTGTTCGCACGCTTAACAAG GTTGCATCAACTCATCCTTTGGCTGTCACAAATTGTAACATAGACATGGAGAGCTTAATCTCTGATCAGAACAGGAGCATTGCAACCCTTGCGATTACAACACTGTTGAAGACAGGCAACGAATCAAGTGTTGATCGTTTAATGAAACAGATGACCAACTTTATGTCAGACATAGCTGATGAGTTTAAGATTGTTGTTGTTGAAGCAATAAGATCTCTGTGCTTGAAGTTCCCTCTGAAATATCGCTCATT GATGAACTTCTTGAGTAATATTCTACGGGAAGAGGGTGGATTCGAGTATAAGAAAGCCATAGTTGATTCAATTATTATACTCATTAGAGATATTCCTGATGCAAAGGAAAGCGGTTTATTTCACTTATGCGAATTCATAGAAGATTGTGAATTCACCTATTTGTCCACTCAG ATACTTCACTTTTTGGGAAATGAAGGCCCAAAAACATCAGATCCCAGTAAATACATACGCTATATATACAATAGGGTGATACTTGAAAATGCTACAGTTCGAGCTAGTGCAGTCAGCACATTGGCAAAGTTTGGTGCCTTGGTTGACTCACTCAAG CCTCGCATATTTGTGCTCCTGAGACGCTGCCTGTTTGATGGTGATGACGAG GTGCGCGACAGAGCAACCCTTTACCTCAAATTGTTAGGTGGGGAAGCTACAGTTGGTGAGACAGAGAAGGATGTGAATGAATTTCTCTTCGGCTCACTTGATGTTCCATTAGTGAACATGGAGACGAGTCTGCGGAATTAT GAACCTTCGGATGTACCTTTTGATATTTCATCTGTTCCGAAGGAGACAAAATCCCAACCCCTTGCGGAGAAAAAGTCTACAGGCAAGAAATCAGCAGGTCCGGCATCTGCTGTCAGTGACCCTGTTTCTACAGTTGATGCTTCGTATGAGAAGCTTCTTTCGTCCATTCCCGAATTCGCTGATTTTGGAAAGCTTTTTAAG TCATCTGCACCTGTAGAATTGACTGAAGCTGAGACTGAATACTCAGTTAATGTTGTGAAGCATATTTTTGATGGACATGTTGTGCTCCAATACAACTGTACCAATACAATTCCTGAACAATTGCTTGAACAG GTTATTGTTTTTGTTGATGCTTCTGAGGCTGATGAATTTTTAGAAGTTGCTTCGAAGCCTTTAGAATCATTACCATATGATTCTCCTGGGCAGACCTTTGTCGCTTTTGAGAAGCCAGAAGGTGTCATTGCTACTGGCAAGTTCTCAAATATCCTGAAATTCATTGTTAAGGAG GTTGATCCATCCACGGGTGAAACTGAAGATGATGGTGTTGAGGATGAGTACCAGCTTGAAGATCTTGAAATAGTTTCTGCTGATTATATGTTGAAGGTGGGAGTATCTAACTTCCGAAATGCCTGGGAAAACATGGATCCAGAGACTGAGCGAGTTGATGAGTATGGGCTTGGAGTAAGGGAGAGCTTGGCTGAGGCTGTAAGTGCTGTTATAAGCATCCTTGGCATGCAGCCTTGTGAG GGGACTGACGTGGTCCCAAGCAATTCAAGGTCGCACACTTGTCTGCTCTCTGGTGTGTTTATTGGCAACGTGAAAGTCTTGGTGAGACTTTCATTTGGAATCAGTGCACCGAAGGAGGTGGCCATGAAGCTGGCAGTTAGATCTGATGATCCAGAGATCAGTGACAAGATCCACGAAATTGTCGCTAATGGCTAA
- the LOC100194138 gene encoding coatomer subunit gamma-2-like isoform X1, whose protein sequence is MAQPLVVKKDDDLDEEEYYSPFLGIEKGAVLQEARVFHDPQLDARRCCQVITKLLYLLNQGDTFTKVEATEVFFATTKLFQSKDVGLRRMVYLMIKELSPSADEVIIVTSSLMKDMNSKTDMYRANAIRVLCRIIDSTLLTQIERYLKQAIVDKNPVVASAALVSGIYLLQTSPEVVKRWSNEVQEAVQSRAALVQFHALALLHQIRQNDRLAVSKLVTSLTRGSVRSPLAQCLLIRYTSQVIRESGVNQGGDRPFFDFLESCLRNKAEMVILEAARAITELNGVTSRELTPAITVLQLFLSSSKPVLRFAAVRTLNKVASTHPLAVTNCNIDMESLISDQNRSIATLAITTLLKTGNESSVDRLMKQMTNFMSDIADEFKIVVVEAIRSLCLKFPLKYRSLMNFLSNILREEGGFEYKKAIVDSIIILIRDIPDAKESGLFHLCEFIEDCEFTYLSTQILHFLGNEGPKTSDPSKYIRYIYNRVILENATVRASAVSTLAKFGALVDSLKPRIFVLLRRCLFDGDDEEPSDVPFDISSVPKETKSQPLAEKKSTGKKSAGPASAVSDPVSTVDASYEKLLSSIPEFADFGKLFKSSAPVELTEAETEYSVNVVKHIFDGHVVLQYNCTNTIPEQLLEQVIVFVDASEADEFLEVASKPLESLPYDSPGQTFVAFEKPEGVIATGKFSNILKFIVKEVDPSTGETEDDGVEDEYQLEDLEIVSADYMLKVGVSNFRNAWENMDPETERVDEYGLGVRESLAEAVSAVISILGMQPCEGTDVVPSNSRSHTCLLSGVFIGNVKVLVRLSFGISAPKEVAMKLAVRSDDPEISDKIHEIVANG, encoded by the exons ATGGCGCAGCCGCTCGTCGTGAAGAAGGACGACGACCTCGACGAGGAAG AGTACTACTCGCCATTCCTGGGCATAGAGAAGGGCGCCGTGCTGCAGGAGGCCCGCGTCTTCCACGACCCTCAGCTTGACGCTCGTCGATGCTGCCAG GTTATCACCAAGCTCCTGTACCTGCTCAACCAGGGTGACACCTTTACCAAG GTTGAGGCTACAGAGGTCTTCTTTGCAACCACCAAGCTGTTCCAGTCTAAAGATGTGGGCCTTAGGAGGATGGTGTACCTCATGATCAAGGAACTCTCACCTTCCGCCGATGAG GTCATCATAGTAACAAGCTCTTTGATGAAGGACATGAATAGCAAAACCGATATGTACCGTGCAAACGCTATTAGAGTTCTTTGTCGTATTATCGACTCAACTCTTCTCACCCAAATCGAGAGGTATTTGAAGCAAGCCATTGTTGACAAGAATCCTGTTGTTGCCAGTGCAGCCCTTGTTAGTGGCATCTACTTGCTTCAA ACAAGTCCGGAAGTTGTAAAAAGATGGAGCAATGAAGTTCAAGAGGCTGTGCAGTCAAGAGCTGCTCTTGTGCAGTTTCATGCCCTTGCTCTCCTTCACCAA ATTAGACAAAATGATCGGCTGGCTGTCAGTAAACTTGTCACTAGCTTGACCAGGGGTTCAGTTCGCTCTCCTTTGGCCCAGTGCCTACTTATTCGCTACACTAGCCAG GTGATTAGAGAGTCTGGTGTGAACCAAGGTGGAGATCGTCCTTTCTTTGATTTCCTTGAGTCCTGTCTCCGGAACAAAGCTGAAATGGTCATACTTGAGGCTGCAAGAGCAATTACTGAACTGAATGGTGTCACAAGCCGAGAGCTTACACCTGCAATTACTGTGCTGCAGTTGTTTTTAAGTTCATCCAAACCTGTTCTCAGATTTGCTGCTGTTCGCACGCTTAACAAG GTTGCATCAACTCATCCTTTGGCTGTCACAAATTGTAACATAGACATGGAGAGCTTAATCTCTGATCAGAACAGGAGCATTGCAACCCTTGCGATTACAACACTGTTGAAGACAGGCAACGAATCAAGTGTTGATCGTTTAATGAAACAGATGACCAACTTTATGTCAGACATAGCTGATGAGTTTAAGATTGTTGTTGTTGAAGCAATAAGATCTCTGTGCTTGAAGTTCCCTCTGAAATATCGCTCATT GATGAACTTCTTGAGTAATATTCTACGGGAAGAGGGTGGATTCGAGTATAAGAAAGCCATAGTTGATTCAATTATTATACTCATTAGAGATATTCCTGATGCAAAGGAAAGCGGTTTATTTCACTTATGCGAATTCATAGAAGATTGTGAATTCACCTATTTGTCCACTCAG ATACTTCACTTTTTGGGAAATGAAGGCCCAAAAACATCAGATCCCAGTAAATACATACGCTATATATACAATAGGGTGATACTTGAAAATGCTACAGTTCGAGCTAGTGCAGTCAGCACATTGGCAAAGTTTGGTGCCTTGGTTGACTCACTCAAG CCTCGCATATTTGTGCTCCTGAGACGCTGCCTGTTTGATGGTGATGACGAG GAACCTTCGGATGTACCTTTTGATATTTCATCTGTTCCGAAGGAGACAAAATCCCAACCCCTTGCGGAGAAAAAGTCTACAGGCAAGAAATCAGCAGGTCCGGCATCTGCTGTCAGTGACCCTGTTTCTACAGTTGATGCTTCGTATGAGAAGCTTCTTTCGTCCATTCCCGAATTCGCTGATTTTGGAAAGCTTTTTAAG TCATCTGCACCTGTAGAATTGACTGAAGCTGAGACTGAATACTCAGTTAATGTTGTGAAGCATATTTTTGATGGACATGTTGTGCTCCAATACAACTGTACCAATACAATTCCTGAACAATTGCTTGAACAG GTTATTGTTTTTGTTGATGCTTCTGAGGCTGATGAATTTTTAGAAGTTGCTTCGAAGCCTTTAGAATCATTACCATATGATTCTCCTGGGCAGACCTTTGTCGCTTTTGAGAAGCCAGAAGGTGTCATTGCTACTGGCAAGTTCTCAAATATCCTGAAATTCATTGTTAAGGAG GTTGATCCATCCACGGGTGAAACTGAAGATGATGGTGTTGAGGATGAGTACCAGCTTGAAGATCTTGAAATAGTTTCTGCTGATTATATGTTGAAGGTGGGAGTATCTAACTTCCGAAATGCCTGGGAAAACATGGATCCAGAGACTGAGCGAGTTGATGAGTATGGGCTTGGAGTAAGGGAGAGCTTGGCTGAGGCTGTAAGTGCTGTTATAAGCATCCTTGGCATGCAGCCTTGTGAG GGGACTGACGTGGTCCCAAGCAATTCAAGGTCGCACACTTGTCTGCTCTCTGGTGTGTTTATTGGCAACGTGAAAGTCTTGGTGAGACTTTCATTTGGAATCAGTGCACCGAAGGAGGTGGCCATGAAGCTGGCAGTTAGATCTGATGATCCAGAGATCAGTGACAAGATCCACGAAATTGTCGCTAATGGCTAA